The window ATCCGGTCGCCGTACTCCTGCATCACGCGGCCGTTCCATTCGTGGCCGCCGTCGACGTTGCCCGAGCGCAGCAGCGGCGGCTCCACCCCGCGGTCGGCGAGCTCGCCGGCCGCCGCCGCCATGACCGCCTGCATGATCGCGCTGGTCACGACGGTGGAGGCGGGGGCGAAGGGCGCGTCGATGCCGTCGATGCTCAGCTCGGCGTCGCCGACCGCGATCTTGCTGTCGAGGACGACGTCGCAGTGGTCCTTGAGGAAGGTGCCGGAGACGTGCCGCGACTTGGTCCCGGTCGCGTACGCCACCGAGGTCACGCCGATGACCTTGAGGCCGATGGCGCGGGCGTTCATGGCCATCTCGACGGGCAGGGCGTTGCGCCCGGAGAGGGAGATGATCACGAGGACGTCGCCGTCGGAGGCGGGGCTGCTGTCCAGGACGGCGCCGGCGAGGCCGTCGACCCGTTCCAGGGCGCTGCCCAGCGTGGCGGGCATGACGTCGATGCCGGTCGTGCCCGGGACGGCGAGGAAGTTCATCAGGGCCAGGCCGCCGGCCCGGTAGACCACGTCCTGGGCGGGCAGCGAGGAGTGCCCGGCGCCGAAGGCGAAGAGCCGGTTGCCGGAGGCGACGGCGTCGGCGACGAGGGAGCCGGCCTCGGCGATGTGCGCGGCCTCCTGGTCCCGCACCCGCTCCAGCAGGCCGATGGCAGCGTCGAAGAACTGACCGGCCAGCTTGCTCTCGCTCATACGCCGTTGGCCCTTCCGGAGGTGGGGGGTGCGTCCGTGTTCGCCGCTCACCGTGCGGTCTGGACCAAGGGCGTGTCAATACGAACGTCAATCCCGCGCCGAAACGTCCGGGCGGGGCCCGTCGGCGACATCCGTGCGATCTTCCCCGGAGATGTCCGGGACCCGTCTTGACCCTCGGCACGGGACGGTTGTCTG of the Streptomyces sp. NBC_01294 genome contains:
- a CDS encoding SIS domain-containing protein, which produces MSESKLAGQFFDAAIGLLERVRDQEAAHIAEAGSLVADAVASGNRLFAFGAGHSSLPAQDVVYRAGGLALMNFLAVPGTTGIDVMPATLGSALERVDGLAGAVLDSSPASDGDVLVIISLSGRNALPVEMAMNARAIGLKVIGVTSVAYATGTKSRHVSGTFLKDHCDVVLDSKIAVGDAELSIDGIDAPFAPASTVVTSAIMQAVMAAAAGELADRGVEPPLLRSGNVDGGHEWNGRVMQEYGDRIFFRH